The Loxodonta africana isolate mLoxAfr1 chromosome 6, mLoxAfr1.hap2, whole genome shotgun sequence genomic interval TGGGAGGTCACACACTTTAATTTGTTGCGAGGCTCCACAGACATGTTTGGGTGTCTGGTTTCTTGGCCCACAACTGACTGATAGTGTGATATTACAATGAGGAAATGAGTAAAGGGAGagtagaagaggcaaggaaggggaggagaggataGAAGCATCAACAGAACAAcctgaaagaaagggagaaaggagaTCCGCAAGAAGCAGAATTTATATGACATTGAATAATGTAGCAGTAGAGGGCTATTCAGCTCTGCAACAGCCACCAAGGATATCCCAGAATAGAAATCATTTAGCTATCAATACTGTTATTGCCATTACAGATGACCTGGGACAATGATAGCCAATACCGTGTGAGGCCTCCCCTGTGCGGTCACCTTGCTGGATGCTTTATGTGCATTGGTGCATAGTAAGCTCACAGTGACAATCTTAATCTGACTCTGAATCATCAAAAcagctgttgtcattgttgtttgcagtcaagttaatttcaactcacagtgaccgcatgtgtgcagagtagccttctccataaagttttcaaggctgtgaccttttggaagcagattaccaggcctgtcttctggggtgcatctgggtgggttcgatctaccaaacttttagctagtagtctagcacttaacaatttgtgccacaaGATGGCTAGACTGTATCAGcaaacctttcttttttttaaaatatgtggcaacatataatacagaaaatattttagaagattttcttccaaaattgtcatttttttttaatttaaaattaagaataaataaattaataacagTAAGTTACTACACttaaacatcaagaaaacaaaaatcctcacaactggaccaataagcaacatcatgatagagaaaatactgaagttgtcaagttgTCATTTTGGATTCATTCaagaatccacaatcaatgcccatggaagcaccagtcaagaaatcgaactacacattacattgggaaaatctcctgcaaaagacctctctaaagtgttaaaaagcaaagatgtcacttacaGGACTAACATGAACCTGACTCAAGCCTtcgtgttttcaattacctcatatgcatctgaaagctagaccatgaataaggaagaccgaagaagaattgatgcctttgaattatggtgttggctaagaatattgaatataccatgagtgtcagaagaacaaacgaatctgtcttggaagaagtacaaccagaatgctccttagaatggaAGATGGTGACAATTTGTCTtgcatacttaggacatgttatcaggcaagactggtccctggagaaggacatcaagcttggtaaaatagaaggtcagcgaaaaagaggaaaaccctcaagaggATGGATTGTCACTGGCTACAACAgagggctcaaacacagcaaccatTGTAAGGACAGTGTATTCTggtgtacacagggtggctatgaattggaactggctcaatggcacctaacaacaagttggAGCAGTTCCTTCATCAGCAATAAATGATACTTTAGGTGTCACTGTACCTTACATGACCCAAAAAAGATTAAagtaggtgtgtgtatgtgtgtttaggttttttgattttgttgtgATTGTTTTGGCTTGTTGTTTCTATgcatttttaaataaagacaataaaaagagaaaggtTACATCTGGTTCCTGACTTTATTTCATCATATCCATATgcatttttaaataaagacaataaaaagacaaaggtTACATCTGGTTCCTGACTTTATTTCATCATATCCATAGGGCTTATTAaaatgtataattaaaaaaaatagaatacctaaaaattttaaatgtgatgttttaaaaagcaaaatagatGAGATTTAAcagtaaaaatatgtatatttccaTTAAATTGGGACTTTGTTGAGCATGACAAAGCTTTTTGGCAATGCCAATCTACCATTCTtcttataataataataccagGAGGAGATTGGGCCTGGACCTTCCTTTGCTTCATTCCTATTTTGCCCCACTGTGTCTTGAGGGCCCTGTATGGTTCTCTGTGTGTATCTTTCTATGTGCTTCCTGGTGGGCGTCCATGTTTGTTGACTTGTCTATCTGATCCCCCTAAGTGTGTTTCTTTTGTGTCTGTCTCTGCGCCTTGGTCTCTTCTCAGTCTCTTCCCTTTGCTCCttcatgtttctctttttttctccaaatCTTCTATTTATATTTCTCTACTTATACCTTTCCTATCACATTCTCTTCCTCAAATATATTATAAAGTGTAATTTAATTCTATTCTTCACAATGCCCTGTACGTTTTCatgagatttgttgttgttgttgttaggtgccatcatgggAACTTACATTCACTCATTTATGTTAAATATAGGCTAAACATTTCTTTGAAACATATTACTCATTTTGGGtaaaaaagaagttttttttttcctttttctcatttGGTTCTGGCTATTAATTTCTATGGTTCATGGTTCCTGATTAATAAAGCAAAATGGCCCACTCATGCCGTAGATGGCCTAAGGAtgaaaatcaaaagtacaatagaTATATAAAATAAGGAGATGTGAAAGGGAGATTAAAATGAAAGCTGGAAAATTTATCATTTGAGTATAAGATAAAACATATGTGTGCGCTGCCTACCTCTCATGTAGACACAAAAATTTAAAGCCATTAAATACAAATTAAACCCTTCTTATCTACCTCATATCCTCCATCTCTCtgcaagagatttttaaaaatattaataataataacaactagataaaataaaatgattaaagctACAGAGACTCTCAGATGCCCTCatttaatcctgtagatttaAACAATATCACAATGTCCcaataactcagaaaaaaaaaatgtttcctatAAAAATTAATGTGAGGGCCATATTTAGAAAATTGGAAAGCAGAAATAAATTGATTCATCATCTACCACTATTGTCTTATTTTATCTCTTTCCTATTTTCCAACCCACATCAACAATTGTAAACCTACAAGATGTGAAGCTATTATATTAGATGTACTTTttaaagattattaaaaataaagagtTGAAAGTATATGTTTTATTTCACATAGATTTCTTTAATTAAACCAGGAAGACTATATTTGCTTTGGATCAAATACCAGGGAATTATCAAAATTGACTTTTCTAATAAAGCAAAAGGGGATCAGAGAATAGAGGTACCAGTCTTACTTTTTTcctgaaatgtaaaaaaaaaaatactatttgagTCTCAAGGGGTCATGAATGTTATACTATTTTATATCGCTTATTTTGCCCCTATGGTATAAGTAGAGTGTCTACAAATGCTATCCGACAAGGATTAAGGGGAGAGTTGTGCCATTAAGTTTACTACAACAATAATTACCAGTTAACCCTCAATTATCAACTATTTTGGATCTACTTTTTGTACTATGCAAACAATTCTGAGAAATTCTGTGATGCTGGGAGCACCTGGTAGTGTCTTTCTATTTTCCTCTAGAGTTAAAACTAGGTAGTATTAGATTATTCATTTGCACTAGCTGcatttttcctctcttctatttgtATTTCCATTTAGGCAAAGTAAAATATCAAGGTTAGTGTAACTCAGGGCCATGTCATTTCTCTGAATTAGAGTTGATATATGGTTAATACCACACGGGCAGGAATTCAATCCTGCCTAAAAGCTATAAACAGCCAGGATGACTTTTCTACATTCAAGCTTTGTTTTAGAAGTGCACAAAGCTCATTTTGGCGTAGGATGGGGAAGTCTGTGACATATAGCACACAGACTGATTCTAACAGATGGGTTTTTCTTGAAATAACTTCATTAGTTAATCATTTATTTTACATATACTTTTTTCTAGCTAAATTGGCATAGCTGCCAGCTGCAGCTGCTAAGGATTTTCCAAAGATGCTGGTAGGAAGAGGGGGAAATCCTATAATTTCACTAACTCTAGCATGAAACCTCTATTAGTTTCCCACAAATAATTACGTATTTTAAAACTCAAATACtttttcttggggaaaaaaaagaaaaacaactttctCCAACTTACTCCAAAAACCTTGCTTGGACTATGTTTAAACTATATTAAACGTCCTGAAGAAACTTCAAAATTTCAATAAATTATCTAAATCAggctttctcaaccttggcactactgaGATTTGGGGCCAGATAGCCCTTTGTTTGGGGGTGGAGAGGCTGTCCTgtgtattgtaggatgtttaacagAATTCCtggtttctacttttttttttttacccaacagATGCCAGTAGAACCCCCCCAGTTGCGACAACCAAAAGTATTTCCAGATACTGCCAATGTTCCTGGGAGAAAAATCATTCCAGTTGAGAACTATTACTCTAGAAATAAGTTgttcttaatttttaatttttaaaacaatttgaaaaataattgtaCGTATGTAGGTAGGTATTTAACTCCAGGCAAGTCTAATATATTAGAAATGGCTGTCTTTCAGTCAGGTAAATGAAATGTTTTGGGAGAGATTATTTAAGTGAACTAAAGCTTCCTAAACCCCTCTagttagaaaagagaaaaagacaaggtGAGTGGCTTATAACTACACCATCATCATCTTTATCATCAAAAATATTGagaatttcttttcctttaagaGATGTCATCATGTGGATGTatgaaaagataaaaacaaaaccatgtGGTGAAATTGTTGGAGATGTAAGTAATTATCAACTTGGGTACCTGAAGCATGTTTAAATAAGAGAAAGCAGTGTAATTTAATGAAATGGACACtattagggattgaattgtgtccccccaaaacatataTTGAAGTGCTAACCActggtacctatgaatgtgaccttggtTGGAAATGGTCATACAGAAGTAAGGTGTATCTTAATCCTATCTGAGCagcatccttataaaagagacacagacacagacacacagggaaggCTGTCGGTGATGAtgtagctacaagccaaggaatgctaagATACGCCTGGGCTACAAGAAGCCAAGAGAAGAAATGAGAAACCATCTTCCTCTAAAGCCTTCAGAGGGAACATGATgttgctgacaccctgaattcaagcTACTAGTTTCCGGAACTccgagacaataaatttctgttatttaaagatacctacaaaaaaaaaaaaaaaatttttttttttttacttcatggtactttgttatgtcagccctaggaaactaacacagaCATGGAGAAAACTAGGATCTCTATTGACTTTACTATCTACTTCTCCAATGATTTGGGGCTCATGAAATGATTCATCAGTCTAATCCATAAATTTTATGGTCTTCGAAATTCAGTAGTAAAGATAATTGCTATTATCTAGTTATCACTTGGAAACACTGGTgctgttgtggttaagtgctacgactgctaaccaaagggtcggcagtttgaatctgtcaggcgctccttggaaactctgtggggcagttctaccctgtcctacagcgttgctatgagtcggaattgactcaacggcactgggtttggtttggttttggggtttagttttCACTAGGTGATTTTTCTGCAATTTATGGGAGGCACATCAGTGTGTGATGCGCTGCTAACTGgacggttggtggttcaaacccacccagtggctccacagaagaaaagacctggtgatctgcttttataaagattaaggccaagaaaatcctgtggagcagttctactccgtaacacattgggtcgctatgaatcagaagccAACAGGATAGCGGCTAACGACACGAACAGCCCTATAGAAATAAGACATTAATTACCGTGGCTTTTACACGGGAAACAATAAGCCTATTTTAGTTTAGAGTGAAAGAAAGAATATAACAACATGAAGTATGTAttattatatacataaatatttctaaattcCATTCTAATTATTTTCTTTCCAGCAAAGCCTTTCTAATACAGATTTACTCAGTAGCCTTTTAGTACAAGATAAAAATAGGTGTTAATATTTATAAATTCCATATTTGAGCATAtattccgcccccccccccccccaatatcaaggcggaaaccctggtggcatagtgtttaagagctatggctgctaaccaaaaggtcggcagttggaatccaccaggcattccctggaaatcatatgtggcagttctactgtcctttagggttgctatgagtcagaatcgactcgatggcaatggttttgacATCAAGGTATTTACCTAAAAATTTCATAGTAGCCTTTATTTTCTCAGTTAGACTTTCCAGAGACACTGTAAGAATTTAGATTTTAcacttccttttaaaaaaaatcactcttcCTTTTAATAAGATATGTTATATCGTACAGACTACCTTTTTTAATCTCTTATCAGTTTACACTCCATTTACACTACTTTGTTTAGCATGGCAAAAGTAAAACTGCTCATTTTTGCATTTTGAGATTTTAATTAAAAGGACTGAAAAAATGATGTACTAAGTGCTTTATCTGTACATACTGGACTTAATTTTGTCTTTAAGTCATGCACTAAAATGTTTGGCTCCTACTATAGCTTAAACACTTACTCTCCGCGGGCTCTTTAGAACGTCGGCCACTGGAGGACTTCCTCAGCAGGCTACGTCCGGAGGTAAAGAGGCTGGTAAGTTCTTCCAAAGGACTCGTGGGTGTTCTGGACCGGGAGCCGCTCTGAGTCGCCCCGTAGGTGTTCACTGAAGCGTtgaccatcttggccccatcttGCGACACTGGTCTGGGGGTCGAATGAGGCACTGATGAAGAGCTCCTTGAAAGGCTGCCGGAATGCACAGCGTCGTAAGGGGGCGGCCTTTTGAGGCTTAAGGGAGTAAGGGACCTCCCCATGCTAACAGGTGAAGGAGAAGCAGAATGACTTTTAGGATAGCCGTGTGGAGACTGCGTTCGGTACAAAGTGGAAGGatgaggaggggaggaggagagtACAGAAGCAGCAGAAGCAGGTCCTAGGACGCCCGCCTGGTCTTTCTCCAGCTTGGAATGGCCGGAAGTATGAGATGGCAGTGAGGATGGAGACGCTCCAGCCTGCTGTTTCATGTAAGACACATTTTCCAACACAGGAAGCTTTGTGACCTCGAGTGGAGTCAGCGGAGACTCGTCAGAATTGGGGGAACACTGCACGGGAGCTGGTGGAAACACCAGGAGTGGAGGTCGGTGGGAAAGCAGGTTGGGGAAAGGTGGGGGGATGTCACAAAGCAAACCCTTTGGAGTACATGGCACTGAGGACTTGGCGAAGTCCAAGTCAGGCACTGTGGGGGTAGCACACTGCGAAGAACAACTGTGATGGTCAAAGTCACATTTGGAGTCTTGGCCTAAGTCATCGAAGATGGGGTATTTCATTTCCTCATAGACTGCCTCACTCTGGTCGTCCTCCTCTTTCCGGAAGTCTCTGAGAATGTTGCCCACCATCTCGATGTACACAGGCTCCTCTTCCTCAGTGTCTCCCGCGGGGCTGCTCATCTGGGAAAGGGAGGAGTCCCGCGTGAGCGACGTCCTCCTAGGCCCATGCTTTTTGACATAGGTTTCATCGAAAGACGTGCTAAGCTGAGTGTTGGGATTTCGTTTGGGTTTCGGAGGAGGAATCTTCTTTGAATATTCATCACTGTGGGGTCTGGGTTTGGCCGGggctaaaagaagaagaaaaacaatttaaatagaCGAGTACAGTAGGAAGGCACTGAACAAATGATTTACGCTTGGACGCACTACTCTAAACTTTTCATTTCTGGCTTGGGTTTAAcctaaaaaccaaagaaaaatgtctAACATCTCCCATACTTTGAAACACCTTATAACAGAGCAACAGTAATACTCATCTTCAAACTAATATCAATAAGTCAAAACTTAAAAATGCAATAAGACCAGGATTATTTGCCCCTCTGCCTCAGACTTTCCAAATAGAAACATTCAGAAGAAACCTGCTGGATAAAAGCAATCACAAATTTCATAAAGGTGAACCTCCAAAAATTAAGCAAGAAAGAAACTTGAGAAAGAAATCTAGAGTTTTGGTTCACCCAAAGGGGCACAAAAATGACATTAACCATTGAGATTGGGCCTTTTAATGACATGGCTATTACAAATGATCACCTCTTGCTCGcatttacaataaaaaatttcCCAGTCTGCTAAACTTAATTTCTGTTTTGGTTCAGATAAATAGCTTCTATACAGATGGGTCTGATGCTTCACGGGAAATCGATGTGAAAATCTTATGAGGCTAGACAAGTTAATCTCCAAATCTCCAGGTACTGTCGATTATGGCgtatttgtctgtttttgttcATAAGATTTCATGATATCCCAAATGCTTTCTTGGAATGAATTTATTAGATATATTAGATATACTCTACTGACACATCAGAACCCCCTCAAGAGCTTTACAAGATAATAATCCATGGAATGATGTGAAAGCTTCAAGAATAACTTCTGGAAACTCACAACAAAAATGTATATCAGAGCATTCCACTGCCTGTGGAAGTCCACTTTTGACAGGACTTACATTTCTGACACCATACAGTAGAGTGGGACAGGCTGGTAAAAAGTCCGTGACTGAAATCAATTGTTTAGTATGCACAGGAGTTGCTAGAGTCTTGTTATTATCTCATTATCTCATTGTGCTGATATGTGCCTACAATGATTATCATTATTATGCAGTGTAGCAGGATACAGCTGCTTTCTATAGATGGTAGCATACGATGCAAGTTGACAGTATAACTTATAGGTATAAACACATGAGAAAATCCTGGCCTTCTCTGTAATTTTGCAGTGCAAAGACACAAGTCAGGAAATACCTGAATTcccctttgttttttgttttctcagcTAGCATAATTTATGATGCAGgagtttaaaaattattaaagaagaGGAAAATACTTAAAGATGAGTTTGGTGGCTGCTGTAACCATCCATCATGACTTCAGAGAGAGGGAACCAATGAAATATTCCATAGCGACCATGTGTCTCAACATTTCTAAGTGATTCCAGGTTTGAAATATTCTGCCACATTGTGCCCATAATATGATTTTTCTCACTACAATCAATTTTTTTAAGGCAAGATTCATAGTCTATCTAGACTTTTCTTTTTGCCCACACTGGGGAAAACtagatgtcattttccagggtgCTTTACAGTGGAGTCTTTTGGTGCCCACAGTGAATATCCTAGAAATATATGTGAGGACAACTACACAGAAAATCATTCTGAGGGAAAGGCCCAAAGTAGCCAATGGATCCTCCCTGTACCTCTTAACTTGGCTTCAGTTTTTACTGGTTTTGAAATCTATCCTATATGTTAGATTTTACATCATTTAAATAAATCATCAGATTACATACAAAAATCTTAGCTTGTATAAAGCAAGGCTATAACTCAATGGATCTTGAAGGGGTCAGGTCTTTGGTTCTCTTGATCTGACTCTCCAATCTCTGGTTTGTAGTAAGGTACATGCTTCTTGAATCTGGCCCATTCtcttggtggtagtggtggttttGACGTGTGTTTTATGGTTGTTGTTATAGTTTTGTTTTGGCATGATGACTTCCTGCTCCACTTCCTTCTGTATGTTCCACTGCTTACCAGCTGAAACAATGCTCATGGCAGCCTTGCCCAGGGAAACCCTTACATCTGGGCgacctcctccctctccccctctctcccttcctaccTGGTGAAAAGAGCTTAATGCAGGCAGGTTCATATAATTCAggcaaacttttttctttttttttttcctggtcctATATTGATCCAAGTTAGAAATGTGGGCTTAAAGTTTATCTCAGGACCAAAGTTTTAAGTAAATTACAGATGTCTaagatgaataatttttttttttctgggttaagATGAATAAATGTATTCATCTCTGTAATACtgggaagcatttttttttttccagacagtATAATATCTGCTTCCCATTCAACACCCCTTTTTCAATCTCATGGTTCTTTCTGCAAAGTCAGATGAGGAAATATTTGCTTTTGAATGAACTGATTTGTCTCACCATTTGCCATGTGTCATCTGGTTTTACCTTAGTCCAAGTACTAAGTAAATAATTCATAAAGCAGTATATAGCAACAGTGGAAATGTATTTCAGCTGTTACATATGTATATAGTTTACCTGCATAAGGAaaggaagccctgatggcacagtggttaagggctgtgactgctaaccaaaaggtctgcagtttgaatccaccagctgttccttggaaactctatgggggcagttctactctgtcctatagggtcgctatgagccagagttgacttgagagcaatggtttttttttttttttttggtataagaaAAAGTCTGAAATTTTAAGTAACACTGTCCCATAATTTATTCGAATTTAACCTCActtgagccctgatggtgcagtggctaagaatttgaaagctaatcaaaaggtcagtagtttgactctattagccactccttggaaaccctatgggacagttctactctgtcctatagggttgctatgagttggaattgactcaactgcaacaggttggTTTGGTGGCTGGGGAGTTATAAAAGTACAGAAAAATTCCTATTTTAAAGTCATTTCTTTATAAAGTACTTGCAAGTggtctttatatatacatatataggtgATAAAATATTGCCgataaaagacaataaaaattccATTGCAAATTTCATCATTTAAACAAATTCAACCATAATACAAGgatgatttttattgttcttgAATGAATTCTAAATTATTTCTAATAAGCCCAAAGACAGAGCCAATAATTCCTGTTCAGCTCCAGAACACAAATTTTAATGCTTAAAATAGCATAATGACAGTTGCAGTGAATAAGCAGAAAGGGACATTTTTGAAATGAGATATCCGAGCACAAAGGTTATGCACGACTTTCAGTCATGCACGGATGATCAGCTTTTACAGTTAATTTTGGAAATTTACCATGTCCTTTGTCAACCTATCCCgagatattttttcttatttaaaaaaaaaaaaaaaaggtgtagtGTAATGCCACGCTTTAGTATCTGTGGATGTTCTTCACCCAAGAGGTGAAAAAAAGAGGAGTGCCATAGATCAATATTACCTCTAATACAAGGACTTTTTGGCCACAGAATCTCAGAAtttgaagaaatttttaaaattatccaGCCCAAGTTTCATGTATTACAGTTTAAAAAACACGTATTATTTTCAACTGGTTTTTTTAGACAATCTAATTTCAATTCAATCTTTTATACCTTTTAAAACAAAGGAAAGCATTGGGGGAAAAGAGCTACCTAACTGATTAGCTTTATGTGGCATAAAACACCATTTTCAATGGTTTTCTTAGCCCATGCTACAATGGAGAACCCTAACTTTGTGTATGTCCttaaaactcgttgctgtcatgttgattccaactcctagcaaccctgtagatcAGCGTGGAAACTGactcctagagtttccaaggctttgatctttacagaagcaggctgccatatctttcgcCTGAGAAgcggccagtgggtttgaactgccgaccttttgcttagcatctgagcgctttaatcactgtaccaccagggatcctataaCTCCGTACAGAGAGGTGTATTTTAAATAGGCCCTTGAAACTGGAGAATGAGAGTGCATTGAAGAAATGTAATGTCCACACTGTATGATACTGGATCTGGCTGATTCCAGAAGGTGAGAGACACATTTCCCACCTTCACCAGAATTGTGCTCACAATAATGCCCCTTTCACAACTCACTATTCCAAGGCTTTGAGGTATACTTTTATTTTCACAGTCTCTAGCCCCACAGTACCAAC includes:
- the NYAP2 gene encoding neuronal tyrosine-phosphorylated phosphoinositide-3-kinase adapter 2, with product MGFMTMPAPQDRLPHPCSSGFSVRSQSLHSVGGTDDDSSCGSRRQPPPKPKRDPSTKLSTSSETVNSTAACKGGKVPERTEAPAKPRPHSDEYSKKIPPPKPKRNPNTQLSTSFDETYVKKHGPRRTSLTRDSSLSQMSSPAGDTEEEEPVYIEMVGNILRDFRKEEDDQSEAVYEEMKYPIFDDLGQDSKCDFDHHSCSSQCATPTVPDLDFAKSSVPCTPKGLLCDIPPPFPNLLSHRPPLLVFPPAPVQCSPNSDESPLTPLEVTKLPVLENVSYMKQQAGASPSSLPSHTSGHSKLEKDQAGVLGPASAASVLSSSPPHPSTLYRTQSPHGYPKSHSASPSPVSMGRSLTPLSLKRPPPYDAVHSGSLSRSSSSVPHSTPRPVSQDGAKMVNASVNTYGATQSGSRSRTPTSPLEELTSLFTSGRSLLRKSSSGRRSKEPAEKSTDELKVRSHSTEPIPKLDSKERGHHGASSSREPGKAQEWDGTPGQPVVTSRLGRSSVSPTLLAGNHSSEPKASCKLGRSASTSGVPPPSATPLRQTSDPQQSQVACMPWFHGDHTMLEMIEKKRCLCKEIKARQKTEKGLCKQDSMPILPSWKKNAGAKKYSPPPYSKQQTVFWDTAI